A region from the Cannabis sativa cultivar Pink pepper isolate KNU-18-1 chromosome 9, ASM2916894v1, whole genome shotgun sequence genome encodes:
- the LOC133031344 gene encoding protein ANTAGONIST OF LIKE HETEROCHROMATIN PROTEIN 1-like → MDEMDIVVFVLARNLHFRRIIMGILVLINAYIKVQQYYEKHMLKNRTFVNNETRLSILDTYIRSGDIECVNELRMDRRTFGVLCELLRHNGRLKVDGLVTIEEQVCIFLNILAHHVKNRTIHHKFKRSGETVSRYFNAVLSGVLRLQASLLVVPEPVSESCNDDRWKCFKNCLGALDGTHIEVHVSQTDKPSYRNRKGKVTTNMLGVCDRNMNFIFVLPGWKGSASDSRVLRDAITRAHGLRVPEGYYYLVDAGYTNCEGFLAPYRGTRYHLSEWQHGCAPTNEKEFFNMKHSSARNIIERCFGLLKIRWAILRSPSFYPIKTQCRIMTACCLLHNLIRRETSYDPMEAELDAQDSSQNQTLDDVNIIPTIESSDAWTTWRDALATNMFNEWRESRGRRY, encoded by the exons ATGGACGAGATGGACATTGTGGTGTTtgtgcttgcaagaaatttacaTTTTAGACGAATAATAATGGGTATTTTAGTGCTGATAAATGCTTATATCAAAGTTCAACAATATTATGAAAAACACATGCTTAAAAATCGAACTTTTGTGAATAATGAGACTAGGCTAAGTATACTAGATACTTATATACGAAGTGGTGATATAGAGTGTGTGAACGAACTTCGAATGGATAGAAGAACTTTTGGTGTATTATGTGAGTTACTTAGACATAATGGGAGATTAAAAGTAGATGGATTGGTGACTATAGAAGAGCAAGtatgtattttcttaaatatactTGCTCATCATGTTAAAAATAGAACAATTCACCATAAGTTCAAGCGGTCGGGTGAAACTGTTAGTAGATACTTCAATGCGGTATTGAGTGGAGTTCTTCGATTACAAGCTAGCTTGTTAGTTGTGCCAGAACCTGTTTCAGAAAGTTGCAATGACGATAGATGGAAATGTTTCAAG AATTGTTTAGGAGCATTAGATGGGACACATATTGAGGTGCATGTTAGTCAAACTGACAAGCCGAGCTATCGAAATAGAAAGGGCAAGGTTACCACCAATATGTTAGGAGTTTGTGATCGGAATATGaattttatatttgttttacCGGGTTGGAAAGGTTCGGCATCAGACTCAAGAGTTCTACGAGATGCAATAACTAGAGCACATGGTTTAAGAGTTCCTGAAG gtTATTATTATCTTGTGGATGCTGGTTATACCAATTGTGAAGGGTTTCTTGCACCATACAGAGGAACAAGATATCATTTGTCAGAATGGCAACATGGATGTGCACCTACAAATGAGAAAGAATTTTTTAACATGAAACATTCATCTGCTAGAAATATTATAGAACGTTGTTTCGGTTTGCTTAAGATTCGATGGGCTATATTGAGAAGCCCTTCTTTTTATCCAATCAAAACTCAATGTAGAATAATGACTGCTTGTTGTCTTCTTCATAACCTTATTAGGAGAGAAACGTCATATGATCCTATGGAAGCAGAATTAGATGCACAAGATAGCTCACAAAACCAAACTCTTGATGATGTGAACATTATTCCCACTATTGAATCATCTGATGCATGGACTACTTGGAGAGATGCTTTGGCAACAAACATGTTTAATGAATGGAGAGAAAGTAGAGGCCGTAGATATTAG
- the LOC133030771 gene encoding uncharacterized protein LOC133030771 produces the protein MESGDNMQHTSNSKKGGRRTWTILEEEALLVVLESCVLRGYRCDGGFKAGTYPLIEKELRFKCPNSGLKASPHIESKIKIWKKQYSIVFDMLNVSRFGWNEILKCIQVDSDEVWNAYVQSHKEADGWRGKQFPIYDRLANIFGADRATGKAAETPADMAKAVDLEDDYDGNEMQEETSFSPMSVNQSSGNQSQSGRKKRARPGSDICVGLEKLAKSLDNMMEKSHEETKLLIETLKNRDNNKMYDSVWEEITKMNLHVADQIKALKIFAEQPWNVSALKNMDEATKIEFVMTLINHGFGSKDIKI, from the exons ATGGAAAGTGGAGACAACATGCAACATACTTCCAACTCAAAGAAAGGGGGTCGTCGTACTTGGACAATTTTGGAGGAGGAAGCGTTATTGGTAGTGTTAGAGTCATGTGTGCTGCGTGGCTATCGTTGTGACGGTGGCTTCAAAGCTGGAACATACCCATTAATTGAAAAAGAATTACGTTTTAAGTGTCCTAATTCTGGATTGAAAGCAAGCCCCCACATTGAGTCAAAGATAAAAATATGGAAGAAACAATATAGTATAGTATTTGACATGCTAAATGTGAGTAGGTTTGGTTGGAACGAAATATTAAAGTGCATTCAAGTTGATAGTGATGAAGTATGGAATGCATATGTGCAG AGTCACAAAGAAGCTGACGGATGGAGGGGTAAACAATTTCCTATCTATGACAGATTGGCTAATATCTTTGGAGCGGATCGTGCAACTGGAAAAGCCGCTGAAACTCCAGCTGATATGGCTAAAGCAGTCGATCTTGAAGATGATTATGATGGCAATGAAATGCAAGAAGAAACATCATTTTCCCCAATGTCTGTCAACCAATCAAGTGGTAATCAATCCCAATctggaagaaagaagagagctagaccaggttcagatatttgtGTTGGGTTAGAAAAACTAGCAAAGTCTTTGGATAATATGATGGAGAAATCACATGAGGAAACGAAGTTGCTCATTGAAACGCTAAAAAATAGAGATAATAACAAGATGTATGACTCTGTTTGGGAAGAGATCACAAAGATGAACCTCCATGTTGCTGATCAAATCAAAGCTCTAAAGATATTTGCTGAACAACCATGGAATGTGAGTGCTTTGAAAAATATGGATGAGGCTACCAAGATAGAGTTTGTCATGACCCTTATTAACCATGGATTTGGCTCTAAAGACATTAAAATATAA